A window of Sutcliffiella cohnii contains these coding sequences:
- a CDS encoding DUF3231 family protein, translated as MSMEKPNLTLAEMGKLWVTYMGNTMGKCILSYYRRHIEDPDIQSVLEYAWTITNNYIKEITHIFNEENFPIPVGFTEEDVNLDAPRLFKDEFYLYYLQYTGKVGMSIYSSAISVVTRKDINEFYVRCLQETVKLLTMTKEILTAKGLLMNAPGTPMPEEVQFVKNKSFSSGGFLGKKRAPHALEVAHIFDNLNNDVTSKALIIGFYQGTQDKKVKEFLERGKNINKKHIELLTNILNDSDLPAPTLIDHLVTDSTTKVFSDKIMLAHKIDMFSMKIRSYGKGSSLNGRTDIGAIYARCIADVSLYIKSGADIMIQNDWMEQPPMAPNREDLDLG; from the coding sequence ATGAGTATGGAAAAACCCAATTTAACTTTAGCTGAAATGGGAAAGCTCTGGGTAACCTATATGGGAAATACAATGGGTAAATGCATCCTTAGTTATTATAGGAGGCATATAGAAGACCCTGATATACAAAGTGTTTTAGAATACGCGTGGACTATTACAAACAACTACATAAAAGAAATAACTCACATTTTCAACGAAGAGAACTTTCCTATCCCGGTTGGTTTTACAGAAGAAGATGTAAATCTTGATGCGCCGAGATTGTTTAAGGATGAGTTTTATCTTTATTATTTGCAATACACTGGAAAAGTTGGAATGAGTATCTATAGTTCGGCAATTTCAGTTGTAACGAGAAAAGATATAAATGAGTTTTATGTTAGATGTCTTCAGGAGACTGTCAAATTGTTGACAATGACAAAAGAAATTTTAACGGCAAAAGGTCTTTTAATGAATGCACCGGGTACCCCTATGCCAGAAGAAGTACAATTTGTGAAAAATAAAAGTTTTTCTAGCGGTGGTTTTTTAGGGAAAAAAAGAGCACCTCATGCATTAGAGGTGGCCCATATATTCGATAATCTAAATAACGATGTTACTAGTAAGGCGCTTATTATTGGCTTTTATCAAGGTACTCAAGATAAAAAGGTAAAAGAGTTTTTAGAACGTGGTAAAAATATTAATAAAAAGCACATTGAGTTACTTACAAATATATTAAATGACAGTGATTTGCCTGCACCAACTTTAATAGATCATTTAGTTACAGACTCAACGACAAAAGTTTTTTCGGATAAAATAATGTTGGCTCACAAAATAGATATGTTTTCAATGAAAATAAGGTCGTATGGAAAAGGATCATCTCTTAATGGAAGAACAGATATCGGTGCGATTTATGCACGTTGTATAGCGGATGTTTCATTATACATTAAATCTGGAGCGGATATTATGATTCAAAATGATTGGATGGAGCAACCGCCAATGGCACCTAATCGAGAAGACTTAGATTTAGGTTAG
- the kynA gene encoding tryptophan 2,3-dioxygenase, which translates to MTDYQNKATTNEKGIHTDFKNNMTYGEYLQLDDLLSSQDRLSDHHDEMLFIIIHQVSELWMKLILHETNAAIESIQADDLPTSFKRLARVSKIQSQIIQAWDVLSTLTPSEYMEFRDSLGQASGFQSYQYRLIEFALGYKTGHILKIYEKDANLHQVLEKAYHAPSIYDVSIQALARAGLPINPDLLTRDFSKPYKEDDTVRNAWLTVYRNTNQYWNLYQLGEKLVDIEDWLQQWRFRHMKTVERIIGFKVGTGGSSGVNYLKKVLDQRFFPELWDLRTEI; encoded by the coding sequence ATGACTGATTATCAAAATAAAGCAACTACTAATGAAAAAGGAATTCACACTGATTTTAAAAACAATATGACGTACGGAGAATATTTACAATTAGATGACTTGCTCTCTAGTCAGGACCGTCTATCTGACCATCACGATGAAATGCTTTTTATCATCATCCACCAAGTAAGCGAACTATGGATGAAGTTAATATTACATGAAACGAACGCAGCGATTGAATCTATTCAAGCAGATGACCTTCCGACTTCGTTTAAGCGACTAGCACGTGTCTCTAAAATTCAATCACAAATTATCCAGGCGTGGGATGTTCTTTCCACCTTAACTCCTTCTGAATATATGGAATTTCGCGATTCACTTGGGCAAGCTTCAGGATTCCAGTCGTATCAGTACCGTCTAATCGAATTTGCTCTTGGCTACAAAACTGGTCATATTTTAAAAATTTACGAAAAAGACGCCAATCTTCATCAAGTGCTGGAGAAAGCTTACCATGCACCTAGTATATACGACGTGTCAATTCAAGCGCTTGCGAGAGCCGGACTGCCAATCAATCCTGACTTACTCACACGTGATTTTTCAAAGCCATATAAAGAAGACGATACTGTTCGCAATGCATGGCTCACTGTTTACCGAAATACGAATCAATATTGGAATTTATACCAACTTGGAGAAAAGCTTGTAGACATTGAAGATTGGTTGCAGCAATGGCGCTTCCGTCACATGAAAACGGTCGAGCGCATTATCGGTTTTAAAGTAGGGACTGGTGGCTCCTCGGGAGTAAACTACTTGAAAAAAGTATTAGATCAACGTTTCTTCCCAGAACTTTGGGATTTACGAACAGAAATCTAA
- the kynB gene encoding arylformamidase encodes MKWIDISQPLDETLAHWPGDTPFSYKLTYTKEQTGSVNIGQMTMSLHSGTHVDAPFHFHNDGEKILDLELDVFIGKARVVDLSSFEKIDEVALSQVDLDGVTRLLVKTSVPNRPNHFPNSIPYVTADGAAYLSSKGVRLIGVDVPSVDALDSKELEGHHALHRHQIYILENLMLDRVAEGEYELIALPLALKDADGSPVRAVIRPMKEA; translated from the coding sequence ATGAAATGGATCGATATTTCGCAGCCTTTGGATGAGACACTTGCTCATTGGCCAGGCGACACTCCTTTTAGTTATAAACTAACGTATACAAAGGAACAAACAGGCTCCGTTAATATTGGGCAAATGACGATGAGTCTCCACTCGGGTACTCATGTTGATGCCCCGTTTCATTTTCATAATGATGGGGAGAAAATTTTAGATCTAGAGCTCGATGTTTTTATCGGCAAAGCACGTGTAGTAGATCTCTCTTCCTTTGAAAAAATTGATGAGGTTGCCCTTAGCCAAGTTGACTTAGATGGGGTTACCCGCTTGCTTGTGAAAACGTCCGTCCCTAATCGGCCAAATCATTTTCCAAACAGCATTCCATATGTAACAGCGGATGGAGCTGCTTACTTGAGTTCAAAAGGCGTTCGGCTAATCGGGGTCGACGTCCCATCAGTGGATGCTCTTGATAGTAAAGAATTAGAAGGCCATCATGCTTTACACCGCCATCAAATATATATATTAGAAAATCTAATGCTCGACCGTGTCGCAGAAGGTGAATACGAACTGATTGCCTTGCCTTTAGCCCTTAAAGATGCAGATGGAAGTCCTGTTCGTGCTGTCATTCGACCAATGAAGGAGGCGTAA
- the kynU gene encoding kynureninase: MQEHDNVYTKAYAIQLDQHDNLAHFRKEFYIKENSIYLDGNSLGLLSKRAEKSVLNLLESWKQLGIDGWTQGENPWFYLSEELGQKMAPLVGGKSEEVIVTGSTTVNLHQLVSTFYQPQGNKTKILADDLNFPSDIYALQSQLLLKGFDPEEHLIQVKSRDGHTLLEDDIIEAMTEEIALILLPGVLYRSGQILDMKRLTTEAHKRGIVIGFDLCHSIGSIPHQLSDWEADFAFWCNYKHLNGGPGGVGGLYVNQKHLGQKPGLAGWFSSRKDKQFDMEHTLTPAEDAGAFQIGTPHVLSVAPIIGSLEIFAEAGIKNIRRKSLQLTQYMMDLIQHELRVFEFTIQNPLEDEKRGGHLYIEHKEAARICKALKAEGIVPDFRNPNGIRLAPVALYNTFEEVWNSVQILKTIMVEERYMQFKNEREVVA, from the coding sequence ATGCAAGAACATGACAACGTTTACACAAAAGCATATGCCATACAGCTTGACCAACATGATAATCTTGCCCATTTTCGCAAGGAGTTTTACATCAAAGAAAATAGCATATACTTAGACGGAAATTCACTTGGTTTGCTATCGAAGCGGGCCGAAAAATCGGTTTTAAACCTTTTAGAATCATGGAAACAGCTCGGTATTGACGGCTGGACTCAAGGTGAAAATCCTTGGTTTTATTTATCAGAAGAGCTTGGTCAAAAAATGGCTCCACTAGTTGGTGGCAAGTCTGAGGAAGTGATTGTGACTGGATCAACAACCGTTAATCTTCATCAATTAGTGAGTACCTTCTATCAACCTCAAGGAAACAAAACGAAAATTTTAGCGGACGATTTGAATTTTCCGAGTGATATTTATGCGCTACAAAGCCAGCTTCTCCTTAAAGGCTTTGATCCTGAAGAGCATTTAATTCAAGTAAAGAGTCGAGATGGACATACGCTACTAGAAGACGACATTATCGAAGCAATGACCGAAGAAATTGCACTCATTCTTCTTCCAGGTGTGTTGTACCGAAGTGGCCAAATTTTAGATATGAAGCGATTGACTACCGAAGCGCATAAGCGAGGAATTGTAATTGGCTTTGATTTGTGCCACTCCATCGGCTCCATCCCACATCAGCTGAGTGATTGGGAGGCTGATTTTGCTTTTTGGTGTAATTACAAGCATTTGAATGGCGGTCCCGGCGGGGTTGGTGGTTTATATGTAAATCAAAAACATCTCGGCCAAAAACCTGGTCTTGCAGGTTGGTTTAGCTCCCGCAAGGATAAACAGTTTGACATGGAACATACGTTAACTCCAGCAGAGGATGCAGGTGCGTTCCAAATTGGGACACCGCATGTATTGAGCGTTGCACCAATCATTGGCTCACTTGAAATTTTTGCGGAAGCTGGAATAAAAAACATACGAAGAAAATCACTCCAACTCACGCAATATATGATGGACTTAATCCAACATGAATTAAGAGTTTTCGAGTTTACGATACAAAATCCACTAGAGGACGAAAAGCGCGGCGGACACCTTTATATAGAGCACAAAGAAGCGGCGAGAATTTGCAAAGCATTAAAAGCGGAAGGCATTGTCCCAGATTTTCGTAATCCGAATGGCATTCGCTTAGCACCTGTCGCGCTTTATAACACGTTTGAGGAAGTGTGGAATAGCGTGCAAATCCTCAAAACGATAATGGTAGAAGAACGGTATATGCAATTTAAAAATGAACGGGAGGTAGTTGCCTAA
- a CDS encoding TetR/AcrR family transcriptional regulator, producing MEKELSARERQAIQTREKLLKAGKEIFLENGFQKATISQIIKRANTGYGTAYVYFKNKDDLLIVLMEEVMEKFYQVAERSYQPRTKQEARQLISEQVRLFLTCAVEEEAMMKVVKEAIGSSPEIESQWNSIRERFIERISVDIQYVQNNGLAAPAFKPKLVARGWFYANEMFMWDYVKGENDYLMDDVITHLTNLYMDGLYI from the coding sequence GTGGAGAAAGAACTGTCTGCGAGGGAACGCCAAGCGATCCAAACGCGTGAAAAGCTTCTAAAGGCCGGAAAAGAAATCTTTTTAGAAAATGGCTTTCAAAAAGCGACAATCTCACAAATTATTAAACGCGCTAATACCGGATATGGGACAGCCTATGTGTATTTTAAAAATAAAGATGACCTTCTAATAGTTTTAATGGAAGAAGTGATGGAAAAGTTCTATCAAGTTGCGGAGCGATCCTATCAACCTAGGACGAAGCAAGAAGCCCGTCAACTAATTTCGGAGCAAGTCCGGTTATTTTTAACATGTGCGGTTGAAGAAGAAGCGATGATGAAAGTAGTCAAAGAGGCAATCGGTAGCTCTCCTGAAATCGAGTCACAATGGAACAGTATCCGGGAACGCTTTATCGAAAGGATTTCGGTTGACATTCAGTACGTACAGAATAATGGGTTGGCAGCACCGGCGTTTAAACCGAAGTTAGTAGCTCGCGGCTGGTTCTACGCAAACGAAATGTTCATGTGGGACTATGTTAAGGGAGAGAACGATTACTTGATGGATGATGTGATTACGCATCTTACGAATTTGTATATGGATGGGTTGTATATATAG
- a CDS encoding NUDIX hydrolase — protein sequence MDYIKHIRSLVGQEKVIMVVAGAFVFDKDNRLLLQQRTDSGSWGLPGGFMELGETVQETARREVFEETGLRLGELNLFGLYSGPKYEKTFSNGDQVYMVLVLFTCNDYDGELVKSNEESLKNTFFPINNLPENLFVDHQEFFDDLLANKEKPIIR from the coding sequence ATGGATTACATAAAACATATTAGATCATTAGTTGGTCAAGAAAAAGTAATTATGGTAGTTGCTGGGGCGTTCGTATTCGATAAAGATAATCGTTTGTTATTACAACAACGGACGGATAGCGGAAGTTGGGGCCTTCCCGGAGGATTTATGGAACTAGGGGAAACGGTACAAGAAACTGCAAGAAGAGAAGTATTCGAGGAAACTGGGCTACGTTTAGGTGAGCTTAATTTATTCGGATTGTATTCAGGTCCTAAATATGAAAAAACCTTTTCTAATGGAGACCAAGTTTATATGGTTCTAGTATTATTTACTTGTAACGATTATGATGGGGAGTTGGTAAAAAGTAACGAAGAGTCTTTGAAAAATACTTTTTTTCCGATTAATAACTTACCTGAAAACCTTTTTGTTGACCATCAGGAATTTTTTGATGATTTACTAGCCAATAAGGAAAAGCCGATTATTAGGTAA
- a CDS encoding NUDIX hydrolase, whose product MRDRGSAVLIHNKKVALIKRVKDGLTYYVFPGGGIEKGETPGEATKREAYEELGINVVVNECIAEIDYFGKQYFFLCDIVGGTFGTGQAEEYMDKKKGNYIPMWVEVEELSSIDVKPSEVADKIQYLFV is encoded by the coding sequence ATGAGAGATAGAGGTTCTGCGGTTCTTATCCATAATAAAAAAGTTGCTCTAATTAAAAGAGTAAAAGATGGGTTAACTTATTATGTTTTTCCAGGTGGAGGTATAGAAAAAGGTGAAACACCTGGAGAAGCAACAAAAAGAGAAGCTTATGAAGAGTTAGGCATTAATGTGGTCGTTAATGAATGTATTGCTGAAATTGATTATTTCGGGAAGCAGTATTTCTTTTTATGTGATATCGTTGGTGGAACTTTTGGTACAGGTCAAGCTGAAGAATATATGGATAAGAAGAAAGGTAATTATATTCCTATGTGGGTCGAGGTTGAAGAACTATCATCTATTGATGTTAAACCTAGTGAGGTAGCCGATAAGATACAATACCTGTTCGTTTAA
- a CDS encoding NUDIX domain-containing protein has translation MSNKSWNDSYVGQIRKMIGHQKLIHPSVRAIIQDEEGKVLFIERKGQNRWGMPAGSMELDESIYETLKREVKEETGINVVSATLMAIYTGPHKSMKNEFGDEYQMFEFVFLVDEWKGEILEHSDESQNTGFFSLDNIPPCSNQFWENHHKEVIEDFRNFNGSLILK, from the coding sequence TTGTCAAATAAAAGCTGGAACGATTCATATGTAGGACAAATAAGAAAAATGATCGGTCATCAAAAACTAATCCATCCTTCTGTTCGAGCGATCATTCAAGATGAAGAAGGAAAAGTTCTTTTTATTGAAAGAAAAGGTCAAAATAGATGGGGAATGCCAGCAGGCTCTATGGAACTTGACGAGTCCATTTATGAAACTTTGAAAAGGGAAGTGAAAGAAGAAACAGGTATTAATGTAGTTAGTGCAACACTGATGGCAATATATACTGGCCCTCATAAGTCAATGAAGAATGAATTTGGAGATGAATATCAAATGTTCGAATTTGTGTTTCTAGTTGATGAATGGAAAGGTGAAATTCTAGAGCATTCTGATGAAAGTCAAAATACTGGATTTTTTTCACTAGATAATATCCCTCCATGTTCTAACCAGTTTTGGGAAAACCACCATAAAGAAGTTATAGAGGATTTTAGAAACTTTAATGGTAGTTTGATTTTAAAGTAA
- a CDS encoding class I SAM-dependent methyltransferase, giving the protein MEKRILNYEDLLDMLDHLLREPKQFWDGFYEDRTKDIPFFKVKGPDENLVEYFLNGLVPKKVLEIGCGPGRNAIYLARHGCNVDAIDISDKAIEWAKERADEEAVKIDFRGVSLFEFEFEPHSYDFIYDSGMFHHLAPHRRLSYVDIVKKALKKDGHFGIVCFNTEGALDTPDWEVYREGSLKGGIGYTEERLKEIFEEDFIIKDFRRMKRIAQPDNIFGEDFLWVSLMQLKNS; this is encoded by the coding sequence GTGGAGAAAAGGATTTTAAATTATGAAGATTTACTAGATATGTTGGATCATTTATTAAGAGAGCCTAAACAATTTTGGGATGGTTTTTATGAGGATAGGACAAAGGATATCCCTTTTTTTAAGGTGAAAGGACCGGATGAGAATTTAGTAGAATATTTTCTTAATGGGCTAGTACCTAAAAAGGTATTAGAAATAGGTTGTGGACCTGGGAGAAACGCGATTTATTTGGCTAGACATGGATGTAATGTTGACGCAATCGATATTTCAGATAAAGCAATTGAATGGGCAAAAGAGAGAGCGGATGAAGAAGCTGTAAAGATTGACTTCCGTGGTGTTTCTTTGTTTGAATTTGAATTTGAACCTCATTCCTATGATTTTATTTACGATTCGGGTATGTTCCATCATCTCGCACCTCATCGCCGGTTATCATATGTAGACATTGTGAAGAAAGCACTTAAAAAGGACGGACATTTTGGAATTGTTTGCTTCAATACAGAAGGTGCACTTGATACGCCAGATTGGGAGGTTTATCGAGAAGGAAGCTTAAAAGGCGGCATCGGTTATACGGAAGAAAGACTAAAAGAAATATTTGAGGAAGATTTTATTATTAAAGATTTTAGAAGAATGAAAAGAATCGCTCAACCAGATAACATATTTGGAGAGGATTTTCTTTGGGTAAGCTTAATGCAGTTAAAAAACAGTTAA
- the lepB gene encoding signal peptidase I translates to MGKLNAVKKQLIIVRKLTNLIKKLLLILSIILLTACSSALTNKTITDSYTKEKLEKVEMKDGMITIYYRSDNMERGDNPYNYLLRDIVIDPSFYDNEEIQRGDVVYHEQPKEYYELVQYEALEEPLNRVIALPGESVEIKDGQFYIDGKKLDTFYGNGTNNIRSNDYESEFQLEKITVPDGHIFVSGDLWWRGIDSKQYGPIPIEFVKGKVLGYP, encoded by the coding sequence TTGGGTAAGCTTAATGCAGTTAAAAAACAGTTAATAATTGTCAGAAAATTGACAAATCTAATAAAAAAACTATTACTAATTTTATCTATTATCCTTTTAACAGCTTGCTCTTCCGCACTAACAAACAAAACAATAACTGATTCGTATACAAAAGAAAAGTTAGAAAAAGTAGAAATGAAAGATGGAATGATTACTATATATTATCGAAGTGACAACATGGAAAGAGGAGACAATCCATATAACTATCTACTTAGGGATATTGTTATTGATCCATCTTTTTATGATAACGAAGAAATCCAACGTGGGGATGTTGTTTATCATGAACAGCCAAAAGAATATTATGAGCTCGTACAATACGAAGCTTTAGAGGAACCACTTAACCGAGTTATTGCTCTTCCAGGTGAATCTGTAGAAATAAAGGATGGCCAATTTTACATCGATGGCAAAAAATTAGACACTTTCTACGGAAACGGAACGAATAATATTCGTAGCAATGATTACGAGAGCGAATTTCAGTTGGAGAAAATAACTGTTCCTGATGGTCATATATTTGTTTCGGGTGACTTGTGGTGGAGAGGGATTGATAGTAAGCAATATGGTCCAATACCAATTGAATTTGTAAAAGGGAAAGTGTTGGGTTATCCCTAA
- a CDS encoding DUF3934 family protein: protein MSKAKGKGGTGRGTGKKGWNRWQASANRKKSAKPYVSKGNKKADVENDSKSNS, encoded by the coding sequence ATGAGTAAAGCTAAAGGAAAAGGCGGAACAGGGAGAGGAACAGGCAAGAAGGGATGGAATCGTTGGCAAGCTAGTGCAAACAGAAAAAAGAGTGCAAAACCTTATGTAAGTAAAGGTAATAAAAAAGCCGATGTTGAAAATGACTCCAAGAGCAATAGTTAA
- a CDS encoding histidine phosphatase family protein: MMEISLIRHGKSELIENDSISCLEFQQWVEKYDNCGVTEEMTLPPETKEKVENAKLIVTSDLIRSIQSARLLNPEVNMISNPLYRETELPILSKDLIQIKLRPNIWAVVMRMLWVIGYSNECESLSKAKHRAKKASQQLIDFANEYKSIVLVGHGFFNLLIAKELQKSGWKGNRKTSGKHWDCTTYYFEK; encoded by the coding sequence ATGATGGAAATTTCTTTAATTAGACACGGAAAATCAGAACTAATTGAAAATGATAGTATCAGTTGTTTGGAATTTCAGCAGTGGGTGGAAAAGTATGATAATTGTGGCGTAACGGAAGAAATGACGCTTCCACCTGAAACGAAGGAAAAAGTGGAAAATGCAAAATTGATTGTTACTAGTGATTTAATAAGGAGTATTCAATCAGCTAGATTATTAAATCCAGAAGTGAATATGATTTCTAACCCTTTATATAGAGAAACCGAGTTACCTATACTTTCAAAAGATTTAATACAAATAAAATTAAGACCGAATATTTGGGCAGTCGTTATGAGAATGTTATGGGTGATAGGGTATAGTAACGAGTGCGAATCGTTAAGCAAAGCAAAACATAGAGCAAAAAAAGCATCACAACAATTAATAGACTTTGCAAACGAATATAAATCGATTGTTTTAGTCGGACATGGTTTTTTTAATCTATTAATAGCAAAAGAATTACAGAAAAGCGGTTGGAAAGGGAACAGAAAAACGAGTGGTAAACATTGGGATTGTACTACATATTATTTTGAAAAATAG
- a CDS encoding amidase family protein, translated as MTIKFKEFFKEELTIYEIQLAMENGEITSRELIMFYLDRIAKYDQDGPKINCMLEINPDAIFIAEALDNERKTKGARGPLHGIPVVLKDNIETNDSMHTSAGTIALENHLASNDAFIVKKLRDAGAVILGKTNMTELANGMASEMWAGYSSRGGQTLNPYGDENLFVGGSSSGSAVAVAANFSVLSVGTETDASIVSPAIQNSVVGIKPTVGLISRSGIIPFTYSQDTAGPIARTVTDAAILLNALTGIDKDDAASYRSANNIEQDYTSFLDWKGLDGAKVGIFNNAPKEYYESGEYDEHLFKKAIQVLKEQGATIIENIEIPSFHREWKWGVSLYELRHSLDNYLAKLPSHMPVHSISELIQFNNNIKERALKYGQDKLEHREKFPNTLRNPEYLHAKLEDLYFSQELGIDYALQKYELDAIVFPSYIGSTISAKAGYPSIAIPAGYMESGRPFGITFVGTAFSEAVLIKLGFAFEQATKCRRSPVFNIY; from the coding sequence ATGACGATAAAGTTTAAGGAATTTTTTAAGGAAGAATTAACAATTTATGAAATACAACTTGCGATGGAAAATGGGGAAATAACTTCAAGAGAATTAATCATGTTTTACCTTGATAGAATTGCTAAGTATGACCAAGATGGACCAAAAATAAATTGTATGTTGGAAATAAATCCTGATGCAATCTTTATTGCGGAAGCGTTAGATAATGAAAGGAAAACGAAAGGTGCTAGAGGGCCATTGCACGGAATTCCTGTTGTCCTTAAAGATAATATAGAAACAAATGATTCTATGCATACGAGTGCAGGGACTATTGCTTTAGAGAACCATTTAGCTAGTAACGACGCATTTATTGTAAAAAAGCTACGTGATGCAGGTGCGGTTATATTAGGAAAGACTAATATGACGGAATTAGCTAACGGGATGGCAAGTGAGATGTGGGCTGGATACAGCTCTAGGGGAGGACAAACATTAAATCCTTATGGTGATGAGAATCTTTTTGTAGGTGGGTCCAGTTCTGGTTCAGCTGTGGCAGTTGCCGCAAATTTTTCCGTTTTATCTGTTGGAACTGAAACGGATGCCTCGATAGTAAGTCCTGCTATTCAAAACTCTGTAGTCGGTATAAAGCCAACTGTTGGTTTAATTAGTCGAAGTGGGATTATTCCTTTTACTTATTCTCAGGACACAGCAGGGCCGATAGCAAGAACTGTTACAGATGCAGCCATACTATTAAATGCTTTAACGGGTATAGATAAGGACGATGCTGCTTCCTATAGAAGTGCAAATAACATAGAACAAGATTACACAAGCTTTTTAGACTGGAAAGGATTAGACGGTGCTAAAGTCGGAATATTTAATAATGCTCCTAAAGAATATTATGAATCCGGTGAGTATGATGAGCACTTATTTAAAAAGGCCATTCAAGTATTAAAGGAACAAGGAGCTACTATTATCGAAAACATCGAGATTCCTTCTTTCCATAGAGAATGGAAATGGGGCGTATCTTTGTATGAATTGAGGCATAGTTTAGATAATTATCTTGCGAAGTTACCTTCACACATGCCGGTCCATTCTATATCTGAATTAATTCAGTTCAATAATAATATAAAAGAAAGAGCGTTGAAATATGGGCAAGATAAGTTAGAACATAGAGAAAAATTCCCTAATACACTTAGAAACCCTGAATATTTACATGCAAAATTAGAAGACTTATATTTTTCTCAAGAACTCGGGATTGATTATGCACTTCAAAAATATGAACTTGATGCAATTGTTTTTCCTTCGTATATAGGTTCAACGATTAGTGCTAAAGCTGGATACCCTTCCATAGCTATTCCGGCTGGGTATATGGAAAGCGGAAGGCCATTTGGTATTACCTTTGTAGGCACGGCTTTTAGTGAAGCGGTTTTAATAAAACTTGGTTTTGCCTTTGAGCAAGCTACTAAATGTCGAAGAAGTCCGGTATTCAATATTTATTAA
- a CDS encoding phosphotransferase enzyme family protein, with product MIMEQKILELLNKIYPINVFKVESVTNEMFRCIGEEGIYFARVTNYKTLDEQLEEVQYTNFLFKEGLSVSPTIPSINGNIVEKIILNNKNILMVLYKAAPGIHLPRQQWNASILKELGRQIGVLHRLSKKFEEQYPVSRINDWYDNEEYAFLKYIPEEESTIREIASDVLSTIKNIPKTKSNYGLLHGDLWLENVLVDQESKITMVDFQDCEKHFYIFDLAVPIYSALEYSFVGGGNIVEYGRSITKAIIEGYEEENKLSPEMLEKLPLFIKLKEVFEYSLMHMYWDKEKLTEEQIRIMNHFRMRIELKHTILNIQS from the coding sequence ATGATCATGGAACAAAAGATTCTTGAATTACTAAATAAGATTTATCCAATTAATGTATTTAAAGTCGAATCCGTAACTAACGAGATGTTTCGTTGTATTGGCGAAGAAGGGATTTACTTTGCTAGAGTTACAAACTATAAAACCTTAGATGAACAGTTAGAGGAAGTTCAGTATACGAACTTTTTATTTAAAGAGGGGTTAAGTGTTTCGCCAACGATACCTTCTATAAACGGTAACATTGTAGAAAAGATAATACTTAACAACAAAAATATTTTAATGGTTCTTTATAAAGCAGCTCCTGGTATACATCTACCAAGGCAACAATGGAATGCCAGTATATTAAAAGAGTTAGGTCGACAAATAGGTGTATTACATCGATTGTCCAAGAAGTTCGAGGAACAGTATCCAGTCAGTCGTATTAACGATTGGTATGATAACGAAGAATATGCCTTTCTAAAATATATTCCTGAAGAAGAATCTACTATTAGGGAGATTGCTAGTGACGTTTTATCAACAATAAAGAATATCCCAAAAACGAAATCGAATTATGGGTTGTTGCACGGGGATTTATGGTTAGAAAATGTACTGGTGGATCAAGAGTCAAAAATAACAATGGTTGATTTTCAAGATTGCGAGAAACATTTTTATATATTTGATTTAGCAGTTCCAATTTATAGTGCTTTGGAGTACTCATTTGTAGGTGGAGGGAATATTGTTGAGTATGGAAGAAGTATTACAAAAGCGATTATAGAAGGATATGAAGAAGAAAATAAACTTTCCCCGGAAATGTTAGAAAAACTTCCTCTGTTTATAAAACTAAAAGAAGTATTTGAATATAGCTTAATGCACATGTACTGGGATAAAGAAAAACTAACGGAAGAACAGATTAGAATAATGAACCATTTTAGAATGAGGATTGAATTAAAACATACCATTCTTAATATACAATCTTGA